One window of the Pseudarthrobacter sp. ATCC 49987 genome contains the following:
- the ftsY gene encoding signal recognition particle-docking protein FtsY — protein sequence MNDILPILLPILAALVVLGALIPVLMKTRKNITNYPGKRDENDPVRPGAGGGTLLEDRPAPPRERVSPDDVDGAVDLAGPETVEVPDTVAGLETVPVETPLPVAGRLVRLRERLVKSNNILGKGLLALLSADKIDENVWDEVEETLLLADLGTEPTLQLVDALRERVKVLGTRSPEQVKALLREELIKLVDPTMDRTLRVERHADKPAVVLVVGVNGVGKTTTVGKLARVLVAEDKDVLLGAADTFRAAAAEQLATWGQRVGVPTVKSDVDGADPASVAYEAVKAGIDQEVDVVMIDTAGRLQNKTGLMDELGKVKRVIEKLAEVDEVLLVLDATTGQNGLNQARVFAEVVNVTGIVLTKLDGTAKGGIVVAIQKSLGVPVKLIGLGEGADDLAPFDAESFVDAILN from the coding sequence GTGAACGACATCCTCCCCATTCTCCTGCCCATCCTCGCTGCCCTGGTGGTCCTCGGTGCGCTCATTCCGGTCCTGATGAAGACCCGGAAGAACATCACCAACTACCCCGGAAAGCGTGATGAGAACGATCCTGTGAGGCCGGGTGCCGGCGGCGGGACCCTCCTCGAGGACCGTCCCGCACCGCCGCGCGAACGCGTGTCACCAGACGACGTAGACGGCGCCGTCGACCTTGCAGGCCCGGAAACAGTCGAAGTCCCGGACACCGTCGCCGGCCTGGAAACCGTCCCGGTGGAAACGCCGCTGCCGGTCGCCGGCCGCCTGGTCCGCCTGCGCGAACGCCTCGTCAAGTCCAACAACATCCTCGGCAAGGGCCTGCTGGCACTGCTCTCAGCGGACAAGATCGATGAGAACGTCTGGGACGAGGTGGAGGAGACCCTCCTGCTCGCCGACCTTGGCACCGAGCCGACCCTGCAGCTCGTGGACGCGCTCCGCGAACGCGTCAAGGTGCTCGGCACCCGCTCCCCGGAACAGGTCAAGGCCCTGCTTCGCGAGGAACTCATCAAGCTCGTGGACCCTACGATGGACCGCACGCTCCGCGTGGAACGCCACGCCGACAAGCCCGCCGTCGTGCTCGTGGTGGGCGTCAACGGCGTCGGCAAGACCACCACGGTGGGCAAGCTCGCCCGCGTGCTTGTCGCCGAAGACAAGGATGTCCTGCTCGGTGCCGCGGACACCTTCCGCGCCGCCGCCGCCGAGCAGCTCGCCACCTGGGGCCAGCGCGTCGGCGTCCCCACCGTGAAGTCCGACGTCGACGGCGCGGACCCGGCGTCCGTCGCCTATGAAGCGGTCAAGGCAGGCATCGACCAGGAAGTCGACGTCGTAATGATCGACACCGCCGGCCGCCTGCAGAACAAGACGGGCCTGATGGACGAGCTCGGCAAGGTCAAGCGCGTCATCGAGAAGCTCGCCGAGGTGGACGAGGTGCTCCTGGTCCTGGACGCCACGACAGGCCAGAACGGCCTGAACCAGGCCCGGGTGTTCGCCGAAGTCGTGAACGTCACCGGCATCGTCCTGACCAAACTGGACGGAACGGCCAAGGGCGGCATCGTGGTGGCCATCCAGAAGTCGCTCGGCGTCCCGGTCAAGCTCATCGGCCTCGGCGAGGGCGCGGACGACCTCGCCCCGTTCGACGCCGAGAGCTTCGTCGACGCCATCCTGAACTGA
- a CDS encoding MFS transporter — translation MSESPRPAGSPAQAGTRTSGRAVLPRDIKVMLVAAFLIALGFGLVAPVLPQFATTFDVGATAAAVIVSIFAFMRLVFAPAGGALIVRLGERPVYVAGLLIVAASTAACAFAQDYWQLLIFRGLGGAGSVMFTVASMALVVRLAPPESRGRVSGAYASAFLIGNVCGPVVGGLLAGFGLRVPFLVYAAALVLAALVVQTQLSHVPAASRPDGSTAPAMELRAALRDSAYRAGLFSSFANGWATFGVRMATVPLFAVAALNAGPESAGWALAMFAAANAVALTFSGKLADSLGRKPMMISGLLVTGTATAAIGLTHELPWFLAATAVAGIGSGLLGPAQQAAMADVIGNERSGGRVLAIFQMTADSGAIIGPVLAGLLADRLGYGWAFGVTGGVLVAAAAGWLLARETFQRPATRSV, via the coding sequence ATGAGTGAGTCCCCCCGCCCCGCGGGATCCCCGGCCCAGGCAGGCACCCGGACCAGCGGCAGGGCGGTGCTGCCCAGGGACATCAAGGTGATGCTGGTAGCTGCCTTCCTGATCGCCCTCGGCTTTGGTCTGGTGGCCCCGGTCCTCCCCCAGTTCGCCACCACGTTCGACGTCGGTGCGACGGCGGCCGCCGTGATCGTGAGCATCTTCGCGTTTATGCGGCTGGTGTTCGCCCCCGCGGGCGGCGCGCTGATTGTGCGGCTCGGGGAACGGCCGGTCTACGTGGCCGGACTGCTCATTGTTGCGGCGTCGACGGCGGCGTGCGCCTTCGCGCAGGACTACTGGCAGCTGCTCATCTTCCGGGGCCTCGGCGGTGCCGGCTCGGTGATGTTCACGGTCGCATCGATGGCCCTCGTGGTCCGGCTGGCGCCGCCCGAGAGCCGCGGCCGGGTCTCCGGGGCGTATGCGTCGGCGTTCCTGATCGGCAATGTGTGCGGGCCGGTCGTGGGCGGCCTGCTGGCCGGCTTCGGGTTGCGGGTGCCGTTCCTCGTCTACGCGGCCGCCCTGGTCCTGGCGGCCCTGGTGGTGCAGACCCAGCTGAGCCATGTGCCGGCCGCCTCCCGCCCGGACGGGTCCACGGCGCCGGCGATGGAGTTGCGTGCGGCGCTTCGGGACAGCGCGTACCGGGCGGGGCTGTTCTCCAGCTTCGCGAACGGCTGGGCGACGTTCGGCGTGCGGATGGCCACGGTGCCTCTCTTCGCGGTCGCCGCGCTGAACGCTGGCCCGGAATCGGCGGGCTGGGCCCTGGCCATGTTCGCCGCGGCCAACGCGGTGGCGCTGACGTTCTCCGGCAAACTCGCCGACAGCCTGGGCCGGAAACCCATGATGATTTCGGGGCTGCTGGTCACCGGAACCGCCACGGCAGCCATCGGCTTAACCCACGAGCTGCCCTGGTTCCTCGCGGCGACCGCCGTGGCCGGCATCGGGTCAGGACTGCTCGGCCCCGCCCAGCAGGCTGCCATGGCCGACGTGATTGGCAACGAGCGCTCGGGCGGCCGGGTGCTCGCGATCTTCCAGATGACGGCAGACAGCGGCGCGATCATCGGACCGGTCCTCGCCGGACTCCTCGCCGACCGGCTGGGCTACGGCTGGGCCTTCGGCGTCACCGGCGGCGTCCTGGTCGCGGCCGCCGCGGGCTGGCTGCTGGCCCGGGAAACGTTCCAGCGGCCGGCTACGCGCAGCGTCTGA
- a CDS encoding DUF4082 domain-containing protein translates to MSASPAGRSLKALTRGAIRLVVAALVAALLPVAAPAALLPSANAADPCSPVLNAVACENSKPGSPPSEWDISGAGDADIQGFATDISVNAGQPISFKVDTTVANYTIGIYRTGWYQGLGARKIADVTPAAFRQTQPQCLSDVTTELYDCGTWAVSATWQVPASAVSGVYVALLTRPDNGSQSHITFIVRSDGSHSNVVFQTSDTSWQAYNDYGGSDFYQGAQNGRAYKISYNRPVNTRGAVDGRDFYFGSEYPLVRFLEKNGYDVSYISGVDTDRNGAQLLNHKVFLSVGHDEYWSGAQRANVEAARDAGVNLQFLSGNEVYWRTRLEPSPVDGAAGRTITSYKETWAGGKIDPSTQWTGTWRDPRFAAQANGGGLPENALTGTMYMSNYTDLPVTVSAAEGKSRLWRNTTLATLAAGSSAELAPHTVGYESNEDVDNGFRPAGLIRLSTTTGTSPQYLQDFGNTVLPGSTTHHLTMYRAPSGALVFSAGSVQWTWGLDQQHDGDGAPADPRMQQAQINLLADMGAQPATRDTALAAASASSDTAPPTVAVSSPAEGASIPHGTAVTVSGTASDAGGIVAGVEVSTDGGTSWRRADGKQSWSYTYIQKGLATASIQVRAVDDSANIGAPLTRHLLLTGPYSVFGQQAPDVPDAQDGGAYELGLNITPSVDGFITGARFYKSAANTGTHNGSLWSAAGQRLATATFTAETASGWQQVRFSQPVAVTAGQKYVVSYTAPSGHYASKDNQWANFGLTAPPLTVAGGFGSPPAGVYAAPGSFPSNSYNNGNYFVDALFDTVDTSDLTASGHWPLDGSSSVPQATTVGAVFSKAVTDSSVQLTLTANGTAVAGTTGYDSTLRKVTFTPAAVLALGTTYTATLSATDAGGGAVTSGGTWSFTTVVSPPVPGSCPCSLYDDALVPGIQEVRDGVPLTLGVRFSSVAAGTVTGVRFYKSAGNTGTHTGSLFTVSGQQLATVTFANESSSGWQTANFNQPIALTANTEYIMAYKSTTGAYSATVNGFGSGLSVGNLRTASDAGAYSYTSDFPGARSGASYLVDVVVQYPELPFVAGAQTPLPGSSSIALDTAVSAALSKPAAGSSVALTLTGPGSVDVPGTASYDSATGKVTFTPAAALAAATSYTATLAATSTTGQSLSAGSSWTFTTVPSPRSDGVCPCSLYQDTVTPVVPEFNDGVPLTLGVRFASNAPGKITGIRFYKAAGNTGTHTGALYTAAGEQLATATFTGESSSGWQTATFSQPVDIAANTEYVAAYRTPTGIYSATPGGFGSALTSGPLRAAAGAGAYTYNGDFPSSSSNASYLVDVDFVVSVPPLTATALVPAADSLGFPLTSKPSVTLSAPVQNGFTFGLSANGAAVSGASALSADARTITFSPAQPLPAATVISASVSNVVSTQGAALAPLSWQFTTSNPAGAEQSLFGSLLPAVPAATGDTSSIELGTAFSVSASGNATGVRFYKGAGNTGTHVGSLWTAAGQQLAQVTFTGETASGWQTATFAAPVALEPGQSYVVSYLAPNGNYPYTAAFFAEPWTNGVLTAAGPNNGLYQYGSGGSMPTNSWNATNYFVDIVFAPAAP, encoded by the coding sequence ATGTCCGCATCCCCAGCCGGTCGATCGCTGAAAGCACTCACACGAGGCGCCATTCGGCTGGTTGTCGCCGCACTGGTTGCAGCGCTCCTGCCGGTCGCTGCGCCGGCGGCGCTCCTGCCGTCCGCCAACGCTGCGGATCCGTGCTCCCCGGTCCTGAACGCCGTGGCGTGTGAGAATTCGAAGCCCGGAAGCCCACCCTCGGAATGGGACATATCCGGTGCCGGTGATGCCGACATTCAGGGATTCGCGACCGACATCAGCGTCAACGCGGGCCAGCCGATCAGCTTCAAGGTGGACACCACCGTGGCCAACTACACGATCGGCATCTACCGGACCGGCTGGTACCAGGGACTCGGCGCCCGCAAGATCGCCGATGTGACCCCGGCGGCATTCCGGCAAACACAACCCCAATGCCTCTCTGACGTCACTACGGAACTCTACGATTGCGGAACCTGGGCGGTGTCCGCTACCTGGCAGGTTCCCGCGTCCGCCGTCTCCGGCGTGTATGTCGCCCTCCTGACGCGGCCGGACAACGGCAGCCAGAGCCACATCACTTTCATTGTCCGCTCGGATGGCAGCCATTCCAACGTCGTCTTCCAGACCTCCGACACGTCGTGGCAGGCCTACAACGACTACGGCGGCTCGGATTTCTACCAGGGCGCACAGAACGGCCGGGCCTACAAAATCAGCTACAACCGGCCGGTCAACACACGTGGCGCCGTGGACGGCCGCGACTTCTACTTCGGCAGCGAGTACCCGCTGGTCCGCTTCCTGGAAAAGAACGGCTACGACGTCAGCTACATCAGTGGAGTGGACACTGACCGGAACGGCGCCCAGCTGCTCAACCACAAGGTGTTCCTCTCCGTGGGCCACGACGAATACTGGTCCGGTGCCCAGCGGGCGAATGTGGAGGCCGCCCGCGACGCCGGCGTGAATCTGCAGTTCCTCTCGGGCAACGAAGTGTACTGGCGGACGCGGCTGGAGCCTTCCCCGGTCGACGGTGCAGCCGGACGCACCATCACCTCCTACAAGGAGACCTGGGCCGGCGGCAAGATTGACCCCAGCACGCAGTGGACCGGCACGTGGCGCGATCCGAGGTTCGCCGCGCAGGCCAACGGCGGCGGCCTTCCGGAAAACGCACTCACCGGGACGATGTACATGTCCAACTACACGGACCTGCCCGTCACCGTCAGCGCCGCCGAGGGAAAATCGCGTCTCTGGCGCAACACCACACTGGCAACACTCGCCGCCGGAAGCTCCGCGGAGTTGGCGCCGCACACGGTGGGCTACGAATCCAATGAGGACGTCGACAACGGGTTCAGGCCGGCGGGACTGATCCGGCTGTCCACCACCACGGGGACATCCCCCCAGTATCTGCAGGATTTCGGCAACACCGTGCTGCCCGGATCCACTACGCACCACCTGACCATGTACCGGGCCCCCAGCGGAGCTCTGGTCTTCTCCGCGGGTTCGGTCCAGTGGACGTGGGGCCTGGACCAGCAGCATGACGGCGACGGCGCGCCCGCGGATCCGCGGATGCAGCAGGCACAAATCAACCTGCTGGCAGACATGGGCGCCCAGCCCGCCACCCGCGACACGGCCCTTGCCGCCGCGTCGGCCAGCAGCGACACGGCGCCCCCGACAGTGGCGGTCTCCTCCCCTGCCGAGGGTGCCAGCATCCCGCACGGCACGGCCGTCACGGTGTCCGGAACGGCCAGCGACGCCGGCGGCATCGTCGCCGGCGTCGAAGTCTCCACCGACGGGGGAACCAGCTGGCGGCGCGCCGACGGCAAACAAAGCTGGTCCTACACCTATATCCAGAAGGGCCTTGCCACGGCCAGCATCCAGGTGCGCGCCGTGGACGACAGCGCCAACATCGGCGCACCGTTAACCCGTCATCTGCTGCTGACCGGACCGTACTCCGTCTTCGGCCAGCAGGCACCGGACGTGCCTGATGCCCAGGACGGCGGCGCATATGAGCTTGGTTTGAACATCACACCCAGCGTGGACGGTTTCATCACTGGAGCGCGCTTCTACAAGAGCGCCGCCAATACAGGAACCCACAACGGTTCGCTCTGGAGTGCTGCGGGCCAGCGGCTTGCGACGGCCACCTTCACCGCGGAAACGGCGTCCGGCTGGCAGCAAGTACGTTTCAGTCAGCCGGTGGCGGTGACCGCCGGCCAAAAGTATGTCGTCTCCTACACCGCTCCGAGCGGACACTATGCCAGCAAGGACAACCAGTGGGCCAACTTTGGCCTGACCGCCCCGCCCCTGACCGTGGCCGGCGGATTCGGGAGCCCTCCGGCCGGTGTGTACGCCGCTCCGGGGTCGTTTCCGTCGAACAGTTACAACAACGGCAACTATTTCGTGGATGCCCTGTTTGACACCGTCGACACCTCCGACCTGACGGCCTCCGGGCACTGGCCGCTGGACGGCTCCTCGAGCGTCCCCCAGGCCACAACAGTGGGGGCGGTATTCTCCAAGGCCGTCACGGATTCGAGCGTGCAACTGACGCTCACGGCGAACGGCACGGCCGTGGCGGGCACCACCGGCTACGACTCCACTCTGCGGAAGGTCACTTTCACCCCGGCGGCTGTCCTGGCGCTCGGTACCACCTACACCGCTACGCTCAGCGCCACGGACGCGGGCGGCGGGGCTGTAACCAGCGGTGGAACGTGGTCCTTCACGACTGTGGTCTCTCCGCCGGTTCCGGGAAGCTGCCCTTGCAGCCTCTATGACGACGCGCTCGTCCCGGGGATCCAGGAGGTCAGGGACGGTGTGCCGCTGACCCTCGGGGTCCGCTTCTCCAGCGTTGCTGCAGGGACTGTCACCGGAGTCCGCTTCTACAAGTCAGCGGGCAACACCGGCACACACACCGGGAGCCTGTTCACTGTGTCCGGACAGCAGCTCGCTACTGTCACCTTCGCAAACGAGAGTAGCTCCGGCTGGCAAACGGCGAACTTCAACCAGCCCATTGCCCTGACGGCAAATACCGAATACATCATGGCCTACAAGAGCACCACCGGAGCCTACTCGGCCACCGTGAACGGCTTCGGATCCGGACTGAGCGTCGGAAACCTGAGAACGGCGTCCGACGCCGGAGCCTACTCCTACACGAGCGATTTCCCGGGTGCGCGTTCCGGAGCCAGCTACCTCGTTGACGTCGTGGTCCAGTACCCGGAACTGCCCTTCGTGGCCGGCGCGCAGACACCGCTTCCCGGCTCCTCGAGCATTGCCCTGGATACCGCGGTCTCCGCTGCCCTGTCCAAGCCTGCCGCCGGGTCAAGTGTGGCGCTGACGTTGACAGGTCCCGGCTCTGTCGATGTTCCCGGCACCGCCAGCTACGACTCGGCGACGGGCAAAGTGACCTTCACGCCGGCGGCAGCCCTGGCAGCTGCCACCAGCTACACGGCTACTTTGGCGGCAACCTCGACGACGGGCCAGTCACTCAGCGCCGGCAGCAGCTGGACCTTCACGACCGTTCCGTCCCCGCGGTCCGACGGGGTCTGCCCGTGCTCGCTGTACCAGGACACCGTGACCCCGGTCGTCCCGGAATTCAATGACGGGGTGCCCCTCACGCTGGGCGTACGCTTCGCCAGCAATGCCCCCGGCAAGATCACGGGCATCCGCTTCTACAAGGCCGCGGGCAACACCGGAACGCACACCGGGGCGCTGTACACCGCCGCCGGTGAGCAGTTGGCGACGGCCACCTTCACTGGAGAATCCTCGTCCGGATGGCAGACAGCCACCTTCAGCCAGCCCGTGGACATCGCGGCGAACACGGAATATGTGGCCGCCTACCGCACACCCACCGGCATCTATTCGGCGACACCGGGCGGGTTCGGATCCGCACTCACCAGCGGACCATTGCGTGCGGCCGCCGGCGCAGGTGCTTACACGTACAACGGCGACTTCCCGTCATCTTCCTCGAACGCAAGTTACCTCGTGGACGTGGACTTCGTCGTATCGGTGCCGCCACTCACCGCGACAGCCCTGGTGCCTGCGGCAGATTCCCTCGGGTTCCCCCTGACATCCAAACCGTCGGTGACGCTGTCAGCGCCCGTCCAGAACGGCTTCACCTTTGGACTGTCAGCCAACGGTGCCGCCGTCAGCGGCGCGTCCGCACTGTCGGCGGACGCCCGGACGATCACGTTCTCGCCGGCACAACCGCTTCCGGCGGCCACGGTGATATCAGCCAGCGTCAGCAACGTCGTCTCCACGCAAGGCGCCGCGCTGGCTCCGCTCAGTTGGCAGTTCACCACATCCAATCCTGCCGGCGCGGAACAGTCGCTGTTCGGATCCCTGCTCCCTGCCGTCCCGGCCGCAACCGGGGACACGTCATCCATTGAGCTGGGCACCGCCTTCTCAGTGTCGGCGTCGGGCAATGCCACCGGCGTCAGGTTCTACAAAGGCGCTGGCAACACGGGAACGCATGTCGGCTCATTGTGGACTGCCGCCGGGCAGCAGCTGGCCCAGGTGACATTCACGGGCGAGACAGCCTCCGGCTGGCAAACGGCCACGTTTGCTGCTCCGGTCGCACTCGAGCCCGGACAGAGCTACGTGGTGTCCTACCTGGCTCCCAACGGCAATTATCCCTACACAGCGGCGTTCTTCGCGGAACCCTGGACCAACGGCGTCCTGACAGCCGCGGGCCCGAACAACGGCCTGTACCAATACGGGTCCGGCGGCTCCATGCCGACGAACTCCTGGAACGCCACCAACTACTTCGTCGATATCGTCTTCGCACCTGCCGCGCCCTGA
- the smc gene encoding chromosome segregation protein SMC, with product MHLKSLTVRGFKSFASATTFEFEPGVTAVVGPNGSGKSNVVDALAWVMGEQGAKTLRGGKMEDVIFAGTSGRPPLGRAHVSLTIDNTDGALPIEYSEVTISRTLFRTGGSEYAINGAGCRLLDIQELLSDSGLGREMHVIVGQGQLDKVLHATPEDRRGFIEEAAGILKHRRRKEKTVRKLEAMQANLARLSDLTGEIRRQLTPLGKQAEVARRAQTVQFEVRDARSRLLADDLVRLQSALAQDVADESALKARRGVVGQELELGRRRQASLEQLAAEATPTLNAARDTWYQLSAGRERLRSLGSLAEERRRLLGASDAVPDTGRDPDQLDRQAARVRAEQSGLERQIVERRSTLDAATAAKQDAENAAAAEDKRLASLLRAAADRREGLARLSGQVGAARSRVESAQAELGRLRESLKAGEERRRQAHSEFTALESQVAGVEDGEETLDAEYEDASMVLDTIAAEIDALQAAEREGERERGALMARRDALQLGLNRKDGSDHVLGSGIPGVIGSLASMITVEPGFETAIAAALGSSSDAVVVQDGEAAATAVERLKNDDAGRAALLLAGTAAASTAPGQQLPAGARWASGLVTASGTDDAAPRLPLSALLAGIAVVEGLDDAAQLLAGRPELTAVVTRAGDVLTALTVNGGSATVPSLIEVQAAVDDASARLAAVTAELERQRFALAAAQARRSAAQDRADAALERLHDSDARLAAVAERLGHLNSVLRSAVGESERLAASLARAEANIRTEQESLEAVAARLAAAQEAPAEEEPSPEHRDALALAASLARGAEMDARLALRSAEEQLTATRNRASSLERAAATERRAREEAAERARRRRLQAKRAAAVSAAVARVVGFIDVSVELARQERDSAEERKEQMDVELAAVRSSNDARARELAELTDSVHRDELARTQQRLRIEALELRSVEELGLTAAQLVADFGPDQPVPVPAGESADKWAALRAPVDEDGREIIAGKPFVREEQEKRLKRAERDLSALGRVNPLALEEFAALEERHQFLSTQLEDLKSSRKDLLDIIKEVDERVQKVFAEAFEDTSAQFVRIFARLFPGGEGRLVLTDPSDMLTTGIEVEARPAGKKIKRLSLLSGGERSLTAVALLVAIFKARPSPFYVMDEVEAALDDTNLGRLITVFEELRESSQLIIITHQKRTMEIADALYGVTMRGDGVSTVISQRLGAQV from the coding sequence TTGCACCTCAAAAGCCTGACCGTCCGGGGATTCAAGTCCTTCGCTTCGGCGACGACTTTCGAATTCGAACCAGGCGTCACCGCCGTCGTGGGACCCAACGGCTCGGGCAAGTCCAATGTGGTGGACGCCCTGGCCTGGGTGATGGGTGAACAGGGCGCCAAGACCCTGCGCGGCGGTAAAATGGAGGATGTGATCTTCGCGGGCACGTCCGGGCGCCCGCCTCTGGGCCGCGCCCACGTCTCGCTCACCATTGACAACACCGACGGCGCCCTGCCGATCGAGTACAGCGAAGTCACGATTTCCCGCACCCTGTTCCGCACTGGCGGCTCGGAGTACGCCATCAACGGCGCCGGCTGCCGTCTACTGGACATCCAGGAGCTCCTCTCGGATTCCGGCCTGGGGCGGGAAATGCACGTGATCGTGGGGCAGGGGCAGCTCGACAAGGTGCTGCACGCCACCCCGGAGGACCGGCGCGGTTTCATCGAGGAAGCCGCTGGCATCCTCAAGCACCGCCGCCGCAAGGAAAAGACCGTCCGCAAGCTCGAAGCCATGCAGGCCAACCTTGCACGCCTCAGCGACCTCACCGGCGAAATCCGGCGCCAGCTCACGCCCCTGGGCAAACAGGCCGAAGTGGCACGGCGCGCCCAGACCGTCCAGTTCGAAGTCCGGGACGCACGCTCCCGCCTCCTCGCCGACGACCTCGTCCGGCTGCAGTCGGCCCTGGCCCAGGACGTCGCGGACGAAAGTGCACTCAAAGCCCGGCGGGGCGTCGTCGGGCAGGAACTCGAGCTCGGCAGGCGGCGGCAGGCCAGCCTCGAACAGCTCGCCGCCGAAGCCACCCCCACACTCAACGCCGCCCGCGACACCTGGTACCAGCTCTCCGCCGGGCGGGAACGGCTGCGCTCCCTGGGCTCCCTCGCCGAGGAGCGGCGCCGGCTGCTTGGCGCCTCGGACGCCGTCCCGGATACCGGCCGCGACCCCGACCAGCTCGACCGGCAGGCCGCCCGCGTCCGTGCTGAACAGTCCGGGCTGGAGCGCCAGATCGTGGAGCGCCGCAGCACCCTGGACGCCGCCACCGCCGCCAAACAGGACGCCGAAAACGCCGCCGCCGCCGAGGACAAGCGCCTCGCGTCCCTGCTCCGCGCCGCCGCGGACCGCCGCGAGGGCCTCGCCAGACTGTCCGGGCAGGTGGGCGCCGCACGCTCCCGCGTCGAGTCCGCCCAGGCGGAACTCGGCCGGCTCCGTGAATCCCTCAAGGCAGGGGAGGAACGCCGCAGGCAGGCCCATAGCGAGTTCACCGCCCTCGAATCCCAGGTCGCCGGGGTGGAAGACGGCGAGGAAACCCTCGACGCCGAGTACGAGGACGCCAGCATGGTGCTCGACACCATCGCCGCTGAGATCGACGCGCTGCAGGCGGCCGAACGCGAAGGCGAGCGGGAACGTGGTGCCCTCATGGCCCGCCGTGACGCCCTTCAGCTCGGACTGAACCGCAAGGACGGCTCGGATCACGTCCTTGGCTCAGGAATTCCCGGCGTGATCGGGTCCCTGGCGTCCATGATCACCGTGGAACCCGGCTTCGAGACGGCCATCGCCGCGGCCCTGGGCTCCTCCTCCGACGCCGTCGTGGTGCAGGACGGCGAAGCCGCGGCCACCGCCGTCGAGCGGTTGAAGAACGACGACGCCGGCAGGGCCGCCCTGCTGCTGGCGGGCACAGCCGCCGCCAGCACCGCCCCCGGCCAGCAGCTTCCCGCCGGCGCCCGGTGGGCGTCCGGTCTGGTCACGGCCTCAGGCACGGACGACGCCGCCCCCCGGCTGCCCCTGTCCGCACTGCTGGCGGGCATCGCCGTCGTCGAGGGCCTGGATGACGCGGCACAACTCCTCGCTGGCCGCCCGGAACTGACCGCCGTCGTGACCCGGGCCGGGGACGTGCTGACCGCCCTGACAGTGAACGGAGGATCCGCAACGGTGCCCTCGCTGATCGAGGTGCAGGCCGCCGTCGACGACGCCTCTGCGCGGCTTGCCGCGGTGACCGCCGAGCTGGAACGCCAGCGTTTCGCCCTCGCCGCCGCGCAGGCCCGGCGCAGCGCGGCACAGGACCGTGCCGATGCGGCCCTGGAGCGACTCCACGATTCGGATGCCCGGCTGGCGGCCGTGGCCGAACGCCTGGGGCACCTGAACTCCGTGCTGCGCAGTGCCGTCGGCGAAAGCGAGCGGCTCGCCGCCTCCCTCGCCAGGGCCGAGGCCAACATCCGCACCGAACAGGAGTCGCTGGAGGCCGTGGCGGCACGGCTGGCCGCCGCCCAGGAAGCACCAGCGGAGGAGGAGCCCTCACCGGAACACCGGGACGCCCTCGCCCTGGCCGCGTCGCTGGCCCGCGGCGCCGAGATGGATGCCCGGCTCGCCCTGCGCAGCGCCGAGGAACAGCTCACGGCCACCCGCAACCGGGCGTCGTCGCTCGAACGCGCCGCCGCCACCGAGCGCCGCGCCCGCGAGGAAGCGGCCGAACGGGCACGCCGCCGCCGGCTCCAGGCCAAACGGGCCGCGGCCGTCTCCGCCGCCGTCGCCCGGGTGGTCGGCTTCATCGACGTGTCCGTCGAACTTGCCCGGCAGGAGCGCGACAGCGCCGAGGAACGCAAGGAACAGATGGACGTCGAGCTCGCGGCCGTGCGCAGCAGCAACGATGCCCGCGCCCGCGAACTGGCCGAACTGACCGACTCCGTGCACCGCGACGAACTGGCCCGCACCCAGCAGCGCCTCCGGATCGAAGCCCTGGAACTCAGGAGCGTTGAGGAACTGGGCCTGACCGCCGCCCAGCTGGTGGCGGATTTCGGCCCCGACCAGCCAGTCCCCGTGCCCGCAGGGGAATCGGCGGACAAATGGGCCGCCCTGCGCGCCCCGGTGGACGAGGACGGCCGTGAGATCATCGCCGGCAAGCCCTTCGTCCGCGAGGAACAGGAGAAGCGGCTCAAACGGGCCGAGCGGGACCTGTCAGCCCTGGGCCGGGTCAACCCGCTGGCGCTGGAGGAATTCGCCGCCCTCGAGGAGCGCCACCAGTTCCTGAGCACCCAGCTCGAAGACCTCAAATCCAGCCGGAAGGACCTGCTGGACATCATCAAGGAAGTCGACGAGCGTGTCCAAAAGGTCTTTGCCGAGGCTTTCGAGGACACCTCGGCGCAGTTCGTCCGGATCTTCGCGCGGCTCTTCCCCGGCGGCGAGGGCCGGCTGGTCCTCACCGACCCCTCGGACATGCTCACCACCGGCATCGAGGTCGAGGCGCGCCCGGCCGGCAAAAAGATCAAACGGCTCTCACTGCTCTCCGGCGGCGAACGGTCGCTCACGGCGGTGGCCTTGCTCGTGGCGATCTTCAAGGCCAGGCCCTCACCGTTCTACGTCATGGACGAGGTCGAAGCGGCCCTGGACGACACCAACCTGGGCCGGCTCATCACTGTCTTCGAGGAGCTGCGCGAATCCAGCCAGCTCATCATCATCACCCACCAGAAACGCACCATGGAGATCGCGGACGCCCTCTACGGCGTCACGATGCGCGGCGACGGCGTCTCCACGGTCATCAGCCAGCGGCTCGGCGCCCAGGTCTGA